Below is a window of Streptomyces sp. NBC_00223 DNA.
GGCGGTGGCCGACCATCCGCGCAATGTCTCCGACGTCGTGCTCGAACTGCTCCGGGACAACGGGGGCGTGCTCCAACTCACCTTCGTCCCGGCCTTCGTCTCCGCGGAGGTCGCCGAGTGGGGAGCGGCGCTCGCCGCGGAGCGGGCCCGGCTGGAACTGCCGGCCACCGCCTGGACATGGCCGCGGTCGCCGGGGGCGGGGGAGCGGGCGGAGGACGTGGCCGCGGAGTTCGCGCCGAAGATCGCCGCGCTGCGGGCCGGGCCGCAGGACGCCCGGCTGCGCCGCTGGCTCGACGCGCACCCGCGCCCGGAGGCCACGCTCGCGCAGGTCGCCGACCACATCGAGCACGCCCGCGAGGTCGCGGGCGTCGACCACATCGGCCTCGGCGGCGACTACGACGGCATCGACCGCCAGCCCACGGGCCTGTCCGACGTAACGGGATACCCCTACCTGCTCGGTGAGTTGGCCTCGCGCGGCTGGTCCGCGGCGGAACTCGCCAAGCTGACCGGCCGCAACGTCCTCCGCGTCCTCCGCACCGCCGACCACACGGCCCCCTCGCCCCTGTGGCCCACGACGCCACTGCGCTGAGCCCGGTCGGGGCGCCCAAGTCCCCTGGCGGCGGACCGTGTTCGAGGGCCCGGACGGCCCGACGACTGCTGCCAGTTGACGGCCGGCCCCGGCCTTGTCGCGCGCCGCGCCGCCGGGTTCGCTGGGCGTGCCGGCCCGGGGTCAGGGCCAATGACGGCCGCTTGGTCGGCCGTCCGTTCGCGCCTGATTCCAGGCGCCCGCCCGCTCGGTCGCCTGAGCGGGCCGGTGGCTCGGCAGCCGAGGCGCAGAACGGTTTCTCGGATTGGCCGCGCACGGCGCCGGGTTGCGGGCGCGCCGCGCCGGTGACCGGTGCGCATGACGGCCGGCTTCGCCGCGCGCGATTCGGGGCCGTGTCGGCCCGGGTCGGCCGCGTGCGTGGGTATTGCGGCCTGAGCCGGGGGACGGGCGCTGCCCATGAAGGCCGAACTCGTTGATCTCCCGCCCGAGTGCGCCGCGCGCCCCCGCCGGGTTCGAGGTGAGCGCAGGCATGGCGGCCCATGGGGCTGACGGGCGGCGCGGATGACTGTTGAGCCCAGGTGACGTCCCGGCCCGGGTCGGCCGAGTGCGTCGGCCCTGCGGCCCGGGATGTCGGCCGAGTCTGGTTCACCGCTCGCTGCGCGTCGGCCCGGGTCGGGCACACGGTCGGTTCGGGCGGGATGGCCAGGCAGCGTACGGAACGGCCAAGTTCGTTGACGTCAGGCCCCGCGTGCCGCGCGCGTGTCTTCGGTCCGGGTTGGTTGTCCGCCGCTTTCGGTCGAGGCGTGCGGGCGGGGGAGTTCGGGGGCGGGATCGGTGCGGGCGGCCGCCGCTTGATGGCCGGGCTGTCCGGGGATGTCGCCGAGCGTCGTGGGGGCGCGCTGGTGCCTGCCGGCGGGTGGCTAGGAGCCCGCGGGGGTCCGTAGGGACGGGAGTGCTTCGGCGAGGCGGTGTACGGCCTCCTCCAACTGGGTCGTGCCCGGCGTCGCGGCATAGCTCAGGCGGAGGTGGGGGGCCGGGGGCTCGGCGGGGAAGTAGGGGGCGCCGGCCGTGACCGCCACGCCCCGGCTCAGGGCGTTCGCGACGACGGCGGGCTCGTCCGTGCCGTCGGGCAGCCGTAGCCACACGTGGTACCCGCCGAGTGGCGGCCGACGCGGGAGGAGCGTCGGCAGCGTGCCGCCCAGCGCGGCGAGCAGGGCGGTCCTGCGGTCCCGCAGCGCTCCCGCGAGCGCCCGCAGATGGCTCGCCCAGGCGGGCGAGCCGACCAGTTCGAGCGTGGTCTCCTGGAGCGGGCGGGGGACGAAGAAGCTGTCGACGACCTGGATCGCCCGCAACCGTTCCAGCACCGGGCCGCGCGCGGACAGCGCTCCGACCCGCAGGCTCGGCGAGGCCGCCTTGGTCAGCGAGCGGACATGGACGACGACGCCGTCCGGATCGTCGGCGGCCAGCGGGAGCGGCAGGGGCGGGGCGTCGGCGTGCGCGAGCCGGCGGGCGAAGTCGTCCTCGACCACGAAGGCGCCCGCCGCCCGGGCGATCCCGAGCACGGCCGTACGCCGCTGCGGCGACAGCACCGTCCCCGTGGGGTTGTGGAAGAGCGGCTGGCAGACGAACACCCGGGCCCGGGTGGCCTCGAACGCCTCGGCCAGCAGATCGGTACGCACCCCGTCGGCGTCGACCGGCACCGGGACGGGCCGCAACCCGGCGGCGCGGGCGGCGGCGAGCAGGCCGGGGTAGGTGGGGGACTCGACCAGGACCGGCGAGCCCGGGGCGGCCAGCGCCCGCAGCGCGGTGGTGAGGGCGCTCTGACCCCCGGCGGTGACCAGGACGTCCGAGGCGCTGAGCGAGCCACCCGGCCCGCCGATGTCGCGGGCGAACCAGTCCCGCAGCTCGGTCAGCCCCTCCACCGGGGGACGGGACCAGGTGCCGGGCCTG
It encodes the following:
- a CDS encoding aminotransferase-like domain-containing protein; this encodes MNDGSSVAQLAASLRNELSRYSNGEKLPSSRVLVTRYQVSPVTVSRAIATLTAEGLVTSRPGAGVFKAGARRAAGAVGDVSWQEVALSAGSPRGSVGGGAAAVLAALTTPPPEVIDLNGGYPHAGLRPERALAAALARAGRRPGTWSRPPVEGLTELRDWFARDIGGPGGSLSASDVLVTAGGQSALTTALRALAAPGSPVLVESPTYPGLLAAARAAGLRPVPVPVDADGVRTDLLAEAFEATRARVFVCQPLFHNPTGTVLSPQRRTAVLGIARAAGAFVVEDDFARRLAHADAPPLPLPLAADDPDGVVVHVRSLTKAASPSLRVGALSARGPVLERLRAIQVVDSFFVPRPLQETTLELVGSPAWASHLRALAGALRDRRTALLAALGGTLPTLLPRRPPLGGYHVWLRLPDGTDEPAVVANALSRGVAVTAGAPYFPAEPPAPHLRLSYAATPGTTQLEEAVHRLAEALPSLRTPAGS